In the genome of Prevotella sp. HUN102, one region contains:
- a CDS encoding Crp/Fnr family transcriptional regulator, translating to MKETIETRDIARELARKYSTMTHDELDVLESILVPRKYAKGEMILKEGEVCNSIYYIERGLIRQFYFKNGKQITEHLGEDRTIFMCIESLFREEPTKLQVEALEPTLVYALPKHRLEQVALHNVNIQILYRKILEESLIISQIHADLVRFETAQDRYKKMCKLNPQVILRAPLVYIASYLQMTPETLSRVRASTLLD from the coding sequence ATGAAAGAAACCATCGAAACCAGAGATATAGCGCGTGAGTTGGCGAGGAAGTACAGCACAATGACTCACGATGAGCTTGACGTGTTGGAAAGTATTCTTGTCCCACGCAAGTATGCGAAAGGCGAGATGATTCTGAAGGAAGGCGAAGTTTGCAACAGTATCTATTACATTGAGCGTGGACTGATTCGCCAGTTCTATTTCAAGAACGGCAAGCAGATTACCGAACATCTGGGAGAAGACCGTACCATCTTTATGTGTATCGAGAGTCTGTTCCGCGAAGAGCCGACAAAGCTCCAAGTGGAAGCGTTGGAACCGACTTTGGTATATGCTTTGCCGAAACATAGATTGGAGCAAGTGGCTTTGCACAACGTGAATATTCAGATTCTGTATCGTAAGATATTGGAAGAGAGCCTGATTATTTCCCAGATACACGCCGACCTCGTGCGTTTCGAGACGGCTCAGGACAGATACAAGAAGATGTGCAAGCTGAACCCACAGGTTATTCTCCGTGCCCCATTGGTGTATATTGCAAGTTATTTGCAGATGACACCCGAGACGCTGAGCCGTGTGCGTGCGTCCACTCTGCTCGATTAA
- the lepA gene encoding translation elongation factor 4: MDHIRNFCIIAHIDHGKSTLADRLLEFTKTIQVTSGQMLDDMDLERERGITIKSHAIQMEYEQEGTKYVLNLIDTPGHVDFSYEVSRSIAACEGALLIVDSTQGVQAQTISNLYMAIDNNLEIIPVINKIDMPNAMPEEVEDEIIDLIGCEREDIIRASGKTGEGVPAILDAIIKRVPAPVGDKNAPLQALIFDSIFNSFRGIITLCKVTNGTIKKGDKVKFVQTGMEYDADEVGVLKMDMKPTKELSTGEVGYIISGIKNAREVKVGDTVTHIDRPCESAIEGFQVVKPMVFAGVYPVDPSDYENLRASLEKLQLNDASLTFSPESSQALGFGFRCGFLGLLHMEIIQERLDREFNMDVITTVPNVSYMVYDKLGEIREVHNPSGLPEPTMIEHIEEPYIKASIITSADYIGPIMTLCLDKRGELVSQNYVSGNRLELIFMIPLGEIVIDFYDKLKSISKGYASFDYHIDSFRPSKLAKLDILLNGEPVDALSTLTHDSNAVAFGRRMCEKLKELIPRQQFDIAIQAAIGGKIVARETIKQVRKDVTAKCYGGDVSRKRKLLEKQKKGKKRMKQVGNVQVPQKAFLAVLKLD, translated from the coding sequence ATGGATCATATAAGAAATTTCTGTATCATTGCGCATATTGATCACGGAAAATCCACATTAGCCGACCGTCTCTTGGAGTTTACGAAAACTATTCAGGTAACGAGTGGTCAGATGCTTGATGATATGGATTTGGAACGTGAGAGAGGAATCACAATCAAGAGTCACGCCATTCAGATGGAGTACGAACAAGAGGGAACGAAGTACGTGCTCAACCTGATTGACACTCCGGGACACGTAGACTTTTCCTATGAGGTTTCGCGAAGTATTGCGGCGTGCGAGGGTGCGCTGCTCATAGTCGATTCCACGCAAGGCGTTCAGGCACAGACCATTTCCAACCTGTATATGGCCATTGATAACAATCTCGAGATTATTCCGGTAATCAACAAGATTGATATGCCTAACGCTATGCCGGAGGAAGTTGAGGACGAAATCATCGACCTCATTGGCTGCGAACGAGAGGACATCATTCGTGCCAGTGGCAAGACCGGAGAAGGTGTACCTGCCATTCTGGATGCAATCATCAAGCGTGTGCCTGCACCTGTGGGCGACAAGAACGCGCCGTTGCAGGCATTGATTTTCGATTCCATTTTCAATTCCTTCCGCGGCATTATCACGCTCTGCAAGGTAACGAACGGAACGATAAAGAAAGGCGACAAAGTGAAGTTCGTTCAGACGGGAATGGAATACGATGCCGACGAAGTGGGCGTGCTGAAGATGGATATGAAGCCTACGAAAGAGCTGAGTACGGGCGAGGTAGGATATATAATATCGGGCATTAAGAACGCACGTGAAGTGAAAGTGGGCGATACCGTAACGCATATTGATCGTCCTTGCGAAAGTGCCATCGAAGGTTTTCAAGTGGTTAAGCCTATGGTGTTTGCCGGCGTATATCCGGTTGATCCGAGTGATTACGAAAACCTGCGTGCATCCTTGGAGAAATTACAGTTGAACGATGCCTCGCTGACATTCTCTCCTGAAAGTTCTCAGGCTCTGGGATTCGGTTTCCGATGCGGATTCCTCGGACTTCTGCACATGGAAATCATTCAGGAACGTCTGGACCGTGAGTTCAATATGGATGTGATTACGACCGTTCCGAACGTAAGCTATATGGTTTACGACAAGTTGGGCGAGATCCGCGAGGTGCATAACCCATCGGGGCTGCCTGAACCTACGATGATTGAGCATATTGAAGAGCCGTATATCAAGGCATCCATCATTACTTCGGCTGATTATATCGGTCCGATTATGACGCTCTGTCTGGACAAACGAGGCGAACTCGTCAGTCAGAACTACGTGAGCGGCAACCGTCTGGAACTGATTTTTATGATTCCGTTGGGCGAAATCGTGATAGATTTCTACGATAAACTGAAGAGTATTTCCAAGGGATATGCTTCATTCGATTATCATATAGACTCGTTCCGTCCGTCGAAACTGGCAAAACTGGACATATTGCTGAATGGAGAGCCTGTGGACGCACTATCTACGCTGACTCACGACAGCAACGCCGTAGCCTTCGGACGCAGAATGTGCGAGAAATTAAAGGAACTGATTCCTCGCCAGCAGTTTGATATTGCCATTCAGGCAGCCATCGGAGGGAAGATTGTGGCGCGCGAAACCATCAAGCAGGTGCGCAAGGACGTAACGGCTAAGTGTTATGGTGGTGACGTGAGCAGAAAGCGAAAGCTCTTGGAAAAACAGAAGAAAGGTAAGAAACGTATGAAGCAGGTGGGCAATGTACAGGTGCCGCAGAAAGCGTTCTTGGCCGTATTGAAGTTGGATTAG
- a CDS encoding YebC/PmpR family DNA-binding transcriptional regulator, whose product MGRAFEYRKAAKLKRWGHMARTFTKLGKEIAIAVKAGGPEPETNPRLRAIIATCKRENMPKDNIQRAIKNAMGKDTSDYKEVPYEGYGPHGIAIFVDTLTDNTTRTVGDVRSVFNKFNGTLGTQGSLSFLFDHKSVFSFKAKEGLDMDELILDLIDYGVEDEFDLDEEEGEITIYGEPTSFGEIQKHLEDNGFEITSAEFTRIPNDLKEVSDEERETIEKMIDKLEDFDDVQNVYTNMKPADKAE is encoded by the coding sequence ATGGGAAGAGCATTTGAATATCGTAAAGCTGCTAAGCTGAAGAGATGGGGCCACATGGCTCGTACTTTCACAAAATTGGGTAAGGAAATCGCTATCGCCGTAAAGGCTGGTGGCCCTGAACCGGAAACAAACCCACGCTTGCGTGCGATTATCGCAACTTGTAAGCGCGAGAATATGCCAAAGGACAATATCCAGCGTGCCATCAAGAACGCTATGGGTAAGGATACAAGCGACTACAAGGAAGTGCCGTATGAAGGATACGGACCTCACGGAATTGCCATCTTCGTGGATACCTTGACCGACAATACCACACGCACCGTGGGTGATGTCCGTTCGGTATTCAACAAGTTCAATGGCACACTCGGTACGCAGGGTTCACTTTCGTTCCTCTTCGACCACAAGTCTGTGTTCAGTTTCAAGGCGAAGGAAGGACTGGATATGGATGAATTGATTCTCGATTTGATTGATTACGGAGTGGAAGATGAGTTCGACCTCGACGAAGAAGAGGGAGAAATCACCATCTACGGCGAACCGACAAGTTTCGGTGAGATTCAGAAGCACTTGGAAGACAACGGTTTTGAAATCACATCGGCAGAGTTCACACGCATTCCTAACGATTTGAAGGAAGTTAGCGATGAAGAACGTGAGACGATTGAGAAGATGATTGACAAGCTCGAAGACTTCGACGACGTGCAGAATGTATATACCAATATGAAACCGGCTGATAAAGCTGAATAA
- the pheT gene encoding phenylalanine--tRNA ligase subunit beta, translated as MNISYKWLKEYVDFDLTPQDLAAALTSTGLEVGSVEEVETIRGGLKGLFVGKVLTCEMHPNSDHLHVTTVDLGKGEPQQIVCGAANVAAGQKVIVADLGCVLYDGEESFTIKKSKLRGVESLGMICAEDEIGVGTSHDGIIVLPEDAQVGMPAAEYYQLDSDWLLEIDITANRADALSHYGVARDLYAWLKQNGYETSLHRPDCDKFVVDNHDLEIDVKIENAEACRRYACLSVTGCEVKESPKWLKDKLNIIGVRPINNIVDITNYVMMAYGQPMHCFDADMVTGRQIIVKDKNEGKKFVTLDGEEHTLGEHDLAICNAEEPMCIAGVFGGKGSGTYENTKDVILESAYFHPTWIRKSARRHGLSTDASFRFERGIDPNGTIYALKQAAILCKELAGAKVSMEIRDEYPTKMEGFPVRLNYEYADRLIGKQLGAETIKSIAQSLEMEIVKEDAEGLDLIVPPYRVDVQRACDVVEDILRIYGYNNVEIPTTLKSSLTIAEEADKNHHKEDIISEQLVGAGFNEILNNSLTASSYYEGTELNAYPWEQTVKLMNPLSSDLGVMRQTLLFGGLESIRRNVNRKAQNLKFFEMGNTYKYEQEKWSEESPIKAYNQTYHLGLWVTGKRVEGSWAHANEDSTFYELKAHVENILRRIGVAQGMIVAESSDNNIFDKALALKTRAGKVVVEMGILSHKLLKKMDIAQPVYYAELNWTGLMKAVRKNNLQFEEISKYPSVSRDLALLLDSNVEFAQIEQIARESEKKLLKKVELFDVYEGKNLPEGKKSYAVNFILQDESKTLNDKAIDAIMQKLIKNLTNKLGAELR; from the coding sequence ATGAATATTTCATACAAATGGCTTAAGGAATACGTGGATTTCGACCTCACTCCACAGGATTTGGCGGCTGCGCTGACATCCACAGGACTTGAAGTCGGAAGCGTGGAGGAAGTGGAAACGATTCGTGGTGGACTCAAGGGGCTTTTCGTGGGAAAGGTGCTTACCTGCGAGATGCACCCGAACTCAGACCATCTTCACGTTACCACCGTTGATTTGGGCAAAGGCGAGCCGCAGCAGATTGTTTGCGGCGCGGCCAATGTGGCAGCCGGGCAGAAGGTAATCGTGGCAGATTTGGGCTGCGTGCTTTACGACGGCGAAGAGAGCTTCACAATCAAGAAGAGCAAACTCAGAGGCGTTGAGAGCTTGGGTATGATTTGTGCCGAGGACGAAATCGGTGTGGGCACGAGCCACGACGGTATCATCGTTTTGCCGGAAGATGCTCAGGTGGGTATGCCGGCAGCCGAATACTATCAGTTGGACAGCGACTGGCTCTTGGAAATAGACATAACTGCCAACCGTGCCGACGCTTTGAGCCACTATGGAGTAGCCCGCGACCTCTATGCGTGGCTGAAACAGAATGGCTATGAAACTTCATTGCACCGCCCGGATTGCGATAAGTTTGTTGTAGATAATCACGATCTTGAAATTGATGTTAAGATAGAGAATGCAGAAGCGTGCCGTCGTTATGCCTGCTTGAGCGTAACCGGCTGTGAGGTAAAGGAAAGTCCGAAGTGGTTGAAGGATAAGTTGAATATTATCGGCGTTCGTCCTATCAACAATATTGTGGATATTACGAACTACGTGATGATGGCCTACGGACAGCCGATGCACTGCTTCGATGCAGATATGGTAACAGGCAGACAGATTATCGTGAAAGACAAGAACGAAGGTAAGAAGTTCGTTACGCTCGATGGCGAGGAACACACGCTCGGAGAGCACGACCTGGCTATCTGCAACGCCGAAGAACCGATGTGTATCGCAGGTGTGTTCGGTGGAAAGGGCAGCGGCACTTACGAAAATACGAAGGACGTGATTTTGGAGAGTGCTTATTTCCATCCCACGTGGATTCGCAAGAGTGCCCGCCGCCACGGTTTGTCCACCGATGCCAGCTTCCGTTTCGAGCGTGGTATCGACCCTAACGGCACTATCTACGCCCTGAAGCAGGCTGCAATCCTTTGTAAGGAATTGGCCGGTGCGAAGGTAAGTATGGAAATCCGTGACGAATATCCCACGAAGATGGAAGGCTTCCCCGTTCGTCTGAACTATGAATATGCCGATCGTTTGATTGGTAAGCAGCTCGGTGCCGAAACCATCAAGAGCATTGCACAGAGTCTTGAAATGGAAATAGTGAAGGAAGATGCCGAAGGGCTCGACCTCATCGTTCCTCCCTATCGTGTGGATGTTCAGCGTGCGTGTGATGTTGTGGAGGATATTCTGCGTATCTATGGATATAATAATGTGGAGATTCCGACTACCTTGAAGTCGTCTCTCACCATTGCTGAAGAAGCAGACAAGAACCATCATAAGGAAGATATCATCAGCGAGCAGCTTGTTGGCGCAGGTTTCAACGAGATTCTGAACAATTCGCTCACGGCATCGTCTTACTATGAAGGGACGGAGCTGAACGCTTATCCTTGGGAACAGACCGTAAAACTGATGAATCCGTTGTCGAGCGATTTGGGCGTTATGCGCCAGACATTGCTCTTCGGTGGTCTGGAGAGCATCAGGAGAAATGTGAACCGCAAGGCACAGAACCTGAAGTTCTTTGAGATGGGCAACACCTATAAGTACGAACAGGAGAAGTGGAGCGAGGAAAGTCCTATCAAGGCCTACAATCAGACTTACCACTTGGGACTTTGGGTAACCGGCAAGCGTGTTGAAGGCTCTTGGGCGCACGCCAACGAAGACAGCACTTTCTATGAACTGAAGGCTCACGTGGAGAATATTCTCCGCCGTATCGGTGTGGCACAGGGAATGATAGTTGCAGAATCATCTGATAATAACATCTTCGACAAGGCTTTGGCACTGAAGACCCGTGCCGGAAAGGTGGTTGTCGAGATGGGTATCTTGAGCCATAAACTGCTCAAGAAGATGGATATTGCACAGCCGGTTTACTATGCTGAGCTGAACTGGACGGGCTTGATGAAGGCCGTTCGCAAGAACAATCTTCAGTTTGAAGAGATATCCAAGTATCCAAGCGTCAGCCGCGACCTCGCATTGCTGCTCGATTCCAATGTGGAATTTGCACAGATAGAGCAGATTGCACGTGAGAGCGAGAAGAAACTGCTGAAGAAGGTGGAGCTTTTCGACGTTTACGAGGGCAAGAATCTGCCTGAAGGTAAGAAGAGCTATGCCGTGAACTTCATTCTTCAGGACGAGAGCAAGACCCTGAACGACAAGGCTATCGACGCCATTATGCAGAAATTAATTAAAAATTTAACAAATAAACTCGGAGCAGAACTCCGCTAA
- a CDS encoding neutral zinc metallopeptidase — protein MRLTGRRQSSNVEDRRGMSTGAKAGIGGIGGIILIAVMTLLGGGNIGDVVTQVVQQQMQGQVQEKTNGKTEFTTEEQELAEFSKTILAGTEDVWVQQFQENGMQYQFPTLVLFTGAVNTACGNGSAAMGPFYCSGDQKLYIDLSFFSSMRKQLNIEAKGDLDFAYAYVIAHEVGHHVEYLRGILGKAHAKMARLDKTEANKISVKLELLADYYAGCWAHYDNEKYQSLSDGDLEEAIDCAEKIGDNYLQEKAQGYSQPESFTHGTSEQRMYWLKKGIETGNWNTTTFAPGELD, from the coding sequence ATGAGACTTACAGGACGCAGACAAAGCAGCAACGTTGAGGACAGACGTGGAATGAGCACCGGTGCGAAAGCTGGCATCGGAGGAATTGGCGGTATCATCCTCATTGCAGTGATGACGCTTCTCGGTGGTGGCAACATCGGCGACGTAGTTACACAGGTGGTTCAGCAGCAGATGCAGGGACAAGTACAGGAAAAGACCAACGGCAAAACCGAATTTACGACTGAAGAACAGGAACTTGCCGAATTTTCAAAGACTATTCTTGCAGGCACGGAAGACGTGTGGGTGCAGCAGTTTCAGGAGAACGGAATGCAGTATCAGTTCCCTACCCTCGTGCTCTTCACGGGTGCTGTGAATACGGCTTGTGGAAATGGGTCGGCAGCAATGGGTCCGTTCTATTGCAGCGGCGACCAAAAGCTCTACATCGACCTCAGTTTCTTCTCAAGTATGAGAAAGCAGCTCAACATTGAGGCCAAGGGCGACCTCGACTTTGCCTACGCCTACGTGATTGCGCACGAGGTAGGCCACCACGTGGAGTATCTCCGCGGAATTCTCGGAAAAGCACACGCAAAGATGGCTCGCTTGGATAAGACAGAAGCAAACAAAATCAGCGTCAAGCTCGAGTTGCTCGCAGACTACTACGCAGGCTGTTGGGCACACTACGACAACGAGAAATACCAGAGTCTTTCGGACGGCGATCTCGAAGAAGCCATCGACTGCGCCGAAAAGATTGGCGACAATTACTTGCAGGAAAAAGCACAAGGCTACTCGCAGCCCGAAAGTTTCACGCACGGTACGTCTGAACAGCGTATGTACTGGCTGAAGAAGGGCATTGAAACGGGCAACTGGAACACTACGACCTTCGCTCCGGGCGAATTGGACTAA
- the dnaB gene encoding replicative DNA helicase: MAEKNTTTTRNSRRRQSAPIDTSFGHLQPQATDIERVVLGALMVDKDAFTVVSEILRPETFYEPRHQKVYEAIQSLNFQENPVDMMTVTEELRRKATLADVGGPAYIAELTSQVASSANIEYHARILAQKSLARQLIHFASMIETDAFDETVDVDELMQRAEGSLFELSQKNMAQDYVQIDTVVKQAHEILLKASQNDGGLTGVPTGYYKLDEITAGWQPSDLVIIAGRPAMGKTSFALSLVKNIAIDYQTPIAFFSLEMNNVQLVNRLISNVCSIPGSKILNGQLTPDEWERFDTNIRKMDGAPVYVDDTPGLSVFELRTKARRLVREHGIKVLMIDYLQLMNANGMRFSSRQEEVSTISRSLKGLAKELNIPVLALSQLNRTVEQRDGIEGKRPQLSDLRESGAIEQDADMVLFVHRPEYYHIYQDEKGNDLRGMAQIIIAKHRKGATGDVLLNFRGEFTRFANPDDSGLPSPFDMGGEIVGSKMNGPDILPPPPGFDDGPLPPPGTERPPF, translated from the coding sequence ATGGCAGAAAAGAATACCACCACTACAAGAAATAGCAGAAGACGACAGTCGGCTCCTATTGACACCTCATTCGGACACTTGCAGCCACAGGCCACGGATATTGAACGTGTGGTTCTGGGCGCATTGATGGTCGATAAGGACGCATTTACCGTTGTTTCAGAGATATTGCGCCCTGAAACGTTCTACGAACCTCGCCATCAGAAAGTCTATGAAGCCATCCAGTCGCTGAATTTTCAGGAAAACCCTGTGGATATGATGACCGTTACGGAGGAGTTGAGGCGTAAGGCAACGCTCGCCGACGTAGGCGGGCCGGCTTATATTGCCGAACTCACTTCGCAGGTGGCATCATCTGCCAACATAGAATACCACGCGCGAATCCTTGCGCAAAAGTCTCTGGCGCGCCAGTTGATACACTTTGCCTCAATGATTGAAACAGATGCGTTCGACGAGACGGTCGATGTCGATGAGCTGATGCAGCGCGCCGAAGGAAGCCTGTTCGAGCTTTCGCAGAAGAATATGGCGCAAGACTACGTTCAGATAGACACCGTGGTGAAGCAGGCGCACGAGATTCTCCTCAAGGCATCGCAGAACGACGGAGGACTGACCGGTGTTCCGACCGGATATTACAAACTCGACGAGATAACTGCCGGTTGGCAGCCTTCCGACTTGGTGATTATTGCCGGCCGCCCGGCGATGGGTAAGACCTCGTTTGCCTTGAGTTTGGTCAAGAACATTGCGATAGACTATCAGACGCCGATTGCATTCTTCTCTCTTGAAATGAACAACGTGCAGTTGGTCAATCGTTTGATTTCCAACGTTTGTTCCATTCCCGGCAGCAAGATTCTGAACGGTCAGCTCACACCCGACGAATGGGAACGTTTCGATACGAACATCCGTAAGATGGACGGAGCACCCGTTTACGTGGACGACACGCCCGGATTGTCGGTGTTCGAGTTACGAACGAAAGCCAGACGACTGGTAAGGGAGCACGGAATCAAGGTGCTGATGATTGACTACCTCCAGTTGATGAACGCAAACGGTATGCGATTCAGCAGCCGACAGGAAGAAGTGTCCACCATCAGCCGTTCGCTGAAGGGATTGGCAAAGGAACTGAACATCCCCGTTCTGGCACTTTCGCAGTTGAATCGTACCGTTGAGCAGCGCGACGGCATCGAGGGAAAGCGGCCGCAGTTGAGCGATTTGCGCGAATCCGGAGCCATTGAGCAGGATGCCGATATGGTTCTCTTCGTGCATCGTCCGGAGTATTATCACATCTATCAGGATGAAAAGGGCAACGACCTTCGCGGTATGGCGCAGATTATCATTGCGAAACACCGTAAAGGTGCAACCGGCGACGTGCTGTTGAACTTTAGAGGAGAGTTCACAAGGTTTGCAAATCCAGATGATTCAGGGCTTCCCAGTCCGTTTGATATGGGAGGCGAGATTGTCGGAAGTAAGATGAACGGCCCCGACATACTGCCTCCTCCACCCGGTTTCGACGACGGACCGTTGCCTCCTCCCGGCACGGAACGCCCTCCGTTCTAA
- the ispE gene encoding 4-(cytidine 5'-diphospho)-2-C-methyl-D-erythritol kinase encodes MITYPCCKINLGLNVVSKREDGYHNLETVFYPIPLCDVLEIKEVDNASHSLCTLQMEGNELDCNAQDNLIVKAYNLIAKDYKLPSVKVSLEKRIPSQAGLGGGSSDAAFMIKLLNAQFNLNISIAQMEDYAARLGADCAFFIQGKQTFATGIGNIFTPLNTDKDLLKGCYIAIVKPDIPIPTSEAFRNIKPQHPAISCEKAILEPIEDWKNMLSNDFENSIFGLHPELPAIKNKLYELGATYAQMSGSGSSVFGIFKNEPENLKQCFDGAFTFTAKL; translated from the coding sequence ATGATTACTTATCCCTGTTGCAAAATCAATCTCGGACTGAACGTAGTGAGCAAACGCGAAGACGGCTATCATAATCTGGAAACGGTGTTCTATCCCATCCCACTCTGTGATGTATTGGAAATCAAAGAAGTAGACAACGCATCGCATTCCCTGTGTACATTGCAGATGGAAGGAAACGAGTTGGACTGCAACGCACAGGACAATCTCATTGTGAAGGCCTACAACCTAATAGCCAAAGACTATAAACTGCCCTCTGTAAAGGTGTCGCTCGAAAAGCGAATACCGTCGCAAGCTGGACTGGGTGGTGGTTCGTCGGATGCCGCTTTTATGATAAAGTTGCTCAATGCGCAGTTCAATCTGAATATATCCATAGCTCAAATGGAGGACTATGCAGCCAGACTCGGCGCAGACTGCGCATTCTTTATTCAGGGAAAACAGACTTTTGCCACCGGCATCGGAAACATTTTCACACCACTGAATACGGACAAAGACCTTCTCAAAGGCTGTTACATAGCTATCGTGAAACCTGATATTCCCATCCCAACCTCCGAGGCTTTCAGAAACATCAAGCCTCAACACCCGGCTATTTCCTGCGAAAAGGCAATTCTCGAACCGATAGAGGACTGGAAGAATATGCTGAGCAACGACTTCGAGAACTCTATATTCGGGCTTCATCCTGAATTGCCTGCAATCAAGAACAAGTTATATGAACTGGGAGCGACATACGCACAGATGTCGGGAAGTGGAAGTTCGGTATTCGGAATATTCAAGAATGAACCTGAAAACTTGAAGCAATGCTTCGATGGAGCATTTACCTTCACAGCCAAACTCTAA